The genomic DNA AGGACAAACAATAAATACTGCAACTTACAGTACTAATCACTCAATTAGCAACTACTCACATAATGCAAGACTTCAACAGACGGGCTAATAATTCTATATTTTAGAGCAAAATAATTACCTTGCCATACAGGTCGCTACAACGGATCTAAATCACAAAAGCCCACTGAGATtagtgctttattttaaatactgtgtataaaaataaaagattgttttcaaataaatgcCAGTaataagcacagaaaacagtacCTGGCCTAAAAGGTAAACAGCTTTCTGCAGCTATCTACCTGCACACCTAAGTCTACCCTAATAAACATTTACTCTTAAGACACAGCCAGGAATTCGAGTTCCCTCTTGTGGTCACTTCTGGTTCTGCCTATTATCAGGTCCACAATAGAATTGATGTTGGGTTAATTGTGCAtcacaaattaaattaaaactaaGCAGATGAAGCTTAAGCAAAACAATAAGGCCAAAGGGGGAAAACAAACTagaataacaattaaaaaaaaataacatctcgTTGGGCAGTTTGGGAGACAGGACAAAGGAGTTCTTTGCCTTGGAAACAAATGTGACAAAAATCTCACCACTGAAGAGcagttcagaaagcaaagagaaaagaagctaGCAGAAATTTCCTCAGATTTGAGGGGACAAAGCATGAGCTTgggaaatgctttgaaaacCAGGAGGACAGTTCTGGAAGTTTGGCCTTTTGCTGTTAACTGATAATACACTCCAGTCACCAAGTTTCCAGCATCCTAAATGGAGAAAGCAGACATtctgagataaaaataaagatggtGCAAGAAGCACTGCATGAGCTGATGACAGAGAAGGGTGTGagatggaggaggagagaaCATATCTTGCACTGGACCACAGCAAAACTAGAAGCAAACTTTTTAAGTCATTTGTTTAGATCAAAAAGCAGCATAAGCAAGCTTCCAGCAGGGATTGTTTTCATCAGAATCCACGACCATCACAAGGAAAGTAAAGGGAGGATttacaaacaaaagcagctcaCCTGGCTCAGAAAGAAACACCAGCACACTTAAAGCCTACACTCAGTAAGTGCCTCCTTGTGAGAACTCACCGCTTCGACCCGCGCCAGGATGATGGGGAAGccaaaagcagaaacaacaaTTCCAGTTGTGAAGAAGTACgccagctccctgcaggcactgctggctgcatcGCTGTCGTCACTTACTCTTCTGGCAATGAAGTGGGGAATGGGGCAGATGAAGTAAAATATTAAGACAAACATAGGCCAGTAAAcactgatggggaaaaaaaaaaaaaaagaaatgtatcaGTTTAGATGAATTTCCTCGTTTGGAAAAGTAATGACAGTAGTCCTACTCTGTGGTTTGAGAAGCAGACGAAGTGATTTAAGCCCAAGCTTTCAACAGAAGGTGCTCCCAGGCCTCACAGAGCAGGGTCTGCTCTCTCCCACAACCAGATTACATATTTCACATTTAGCATCACCTCCCTGACTCAGCTCACACCATCACCTCACAAAACCTACAATCATCAGGAAGAGGAGACATAAAGGGCAGGATTGGAACCAAGAGTTTTTTCCAAACGAGAGGAAACCCAGCCTGGAAACAAGGCAGCTCTGAAAGCACACCCTGACACACGCATCTGTGCCAGCACTCCCAGCAGTTTCACCTGCACTGAACCACAGAATCGTTtgaactggaagggacctcaaaaggCCACCTGATCCAACCCTCTCAGGATGAACAGGGTCACCTACAGCTCGAGCTGGCTGCTTTGAGTTTTGAGAAGCAACATTGCAGCGCTGTGGCAGgtacaaagcaaaaagaatcGCACAAGATTAAGAATGACCACTCAGCAAGCAGGAGTTCGTCACCTCGAGGAAGCACAGCGCTGATTTCAGCCATTTTTACGGAACACCGGTGCAAGCTGAAAAGGGGCCATTTAACCACAATAAAGCGTCGGGACAACGGCTGGAAGGCAGGCACCGAGCAGAGCCCGGCTCCCGGCTGACGAGAGCAGCAGCTCGCTGAGCAGGCAGTAGGAGGCCCGGCAGACGCAGCCCGCTCACCCGTAGTACTCCAGGGCGCAGCCCAGCATGAGGAACGTCAGGCCGATGGCTCCGCTGAAGGACAGCCCCACGAGAGCTGCAAACACAAGGCAGGCGGTGAGGCGCTTACCAGCCCAGCTGAGGGAAAGGGAAACACGACCAGGCCGCCGTGCCCGCCAGCAGGCAGGGAACGGCTCAGAGCTGCCGGCAGCGGCCCGATGGGACCCTCAGCAGCCCAGAGCCGCCGGGCGGGGCTCGGCAGCGCTCGGTACCTTTGATACCCGCCATGTTTCCGGCGGGCCGGGTGGCAGCGGCTCCGTTTCTCGGCGCCCCGAACGACAGCTGAGGTAGCGGCGCGAGACTTCCGGCCCTTAGCCCCACCCGCTGCCGGAGCACGTGATCGGGTGCCTTAAAGGGGCCGCACCGCCACGGGGGCGACTCCCCGACTCCCTCACCCTCACTTTGGGAAGGGGCGGCGCGCCCTTTAAGGCGGAGGCGGGAAACAGCCGAGCCGCGAGCTCCCGTCGCTGTGGTGACGGGGTGGTGTGCGCTGCTCCCGCTGGGCGGCTCCGTAAAGCCGGTGTACGAgcgctgtgtgtgtgtctaAAACGTACGGATCGATGCAGCTCCAATCAGTCGCCACCACTTtggaggctgctgctgaaaagccGTTTTTAACCCCCCAAAACAGGCCCGGCCTGCTCATCTCTCCCTCGTTTCTGCTGGGCCGCGACACGGTGCACACACCTTCAGGGTTCTGGGGCTCCGCCACACGAAGGCAAAGCTTTGGCCCAAGAGCCACAGCCTTGCAAAGCCTTTGGGACCCACATCCCCGCAGGGTTTTCCTCCGTGCAGCTCCTGCCTCAGCAACCGCCCCTTTCACTGCACGGCcggtttgaaaaaaaaaaaaaacgcctACAAAACGTGAGCACCAACTTAATCTACTGCCAACAAATGCCACGTTTGGGCCTACAATAAATagcttgatttaaaaaacaaacaaacaaacaaaaaaaaaaacccaaaatgcaaaaagagaagagtAACTTTACGTGCTTCACTGGGGGTATTTATCTTAAGCTGTAAAGACTGCAGCTTTTCCTATTGGAGCTTCTCTCGGAGTTAAACCCCAAGCTGTTCTTCCCACCTCCTGCAGGAAGAGGAGTTGGGTTCTCCATTGAGCTTGTTTGCTGCTGAGGAAAAATCAAGGCTTTAGAAACAAGGACATTTGTCTCAAGCAAGTGGTTCTTGGTCACCTGCATGGCTGCACCCGCTCCCAGCCAGTCCCAAGCCACAGGAACAGAGAGGTGTGGGTCACATaagcaggcagtgcagaagAAAGGAGTCTCCACCCAGTGCTAAGGGAAGCGTTGTTGTTTATGGAGAAACCACCCTGACCTGTGCTGAAAGCAAGAAGGCAGAGTTCCCCCACCCCTCACAAGCACAAAACGCACGTGAGtgttcatttcagcttttta from Lagopus muta isolate bLagMut1 chromosome 5, bLagMut1 primary, whole genome shotgun sequence includes the following:
- the LEPROT gene encoding leptin receptor gene-related protein → MAGIKALVGLSFSGAIGLTFLMLGCALEYYGVYWPMFVLIFYFICPIPHFIARRVSDDSDAASSACRELAYFFTTGIVVSAFGFPIILARVEAIKWGACGLVLAGNAVIFLTILGFFLVFGRGDDFSWEQW